In Candidatus Methylomirabilota bacterium, the sequence GGGACGGGTCCTGAGTGGAATGCGGCCGACCGGTCGGCTCCATTTAGGCCACCTGTTTGGGGCCTTAGATAACTGGAGGCGTTTCCAGGACGAGTACGAATGCTACTTTTTTGTGGCAGACTGGCACGCCCTCACCTCTGATTACGCCGATCCGAGCCACATCCGGGAACACACCAGGGAGATCGTCCTCGATTGGTTGAGTGCAGGAATAGACCCCGACAAGGCGGTCCTCTTCATTCAGTCCCACGTCCCGGAACATGCGGAACTCAACCTTCTCCTCTCCATGATCACCCCGCTCCCATGGTTGGAGCGTAACCCTACGTATAAGGAGCAGCTCCAGGAGGTGACGAACAAGGACCTCAGCACCTTTGGGTTCCTCGGCTACCCGGTATTGCAGGCGGCAGACATCCTGATCTATCAGGCCAACTTCGTTCCGGTGGGGGTGGATCAGCTTCCCCACATCGAACTCACCCGCGAGATCGCCCGGCGGTTTAATCACCTTTACAAGCGGGTCTTCACGATTCCGGAGGCGAAGTTAACCGACTCTCCGAAGATTCCAGGGACCGATGGGCGAAAGATGTCTAAGAGCTACAACAACTGCATCTACCTGTCGGATCCCCCCGAGACGGTGCAGGCAAATGTGAAACCGATGGTCACCGACCCGGCTCGGGTTCGTCGCACCGATCCTGGCAACCCTGATGTCTGCCCGGTCTACGACCTGCATAAGATCTTTACTCCCCAGGGGGAGCGGGAGAGCTACGTGGTTCCGGGGTGTCGCACGGCGGCCATCGGCTGTCTCGACTGCAAGGGGGTGCTTCTCAATCACATGCTTCCGGTCCTCTCCCCGATCTATGAGCGGCGGGTGAAGCTCGCCGAGCAGGCCGGCGAGGTGGAAGACATTCTCGCGGCGGGGACAGAACGAGCCCGGAAGGTGGCCGGGGCCAGCCTGATGGAGGCCAAGAAGGCGATGGGGATCTGAACTAGCCCGCATTATTCACGAATGGAGTGTCTTCGTGAATAATGCGCCTGCAGGTGCGGGCTCGGCCGCACCGGCAGGTTTCGACTGGCCGCTCCCACGGCCTGCTCAAGGCTAGCCCTGAGCGACGCCTCGCAAACGCGGGGCGGAGTCGAAGCCCGGAGGGCAGATGATTCACTTTATGTGAAAAATTCGGGCTAGGTAAGAGAACAAATCGTGACCGCTGATCGGTTTAGGATGCACCTTAAAAGCGTTGACGGACTCTAGATATTGCGGTATATTCCGCTATATTACCTACATATTGCAGAGGAGAGGCAGAATGCTAAACGGGCCGTTGGAAGAGGGGCTTACCTTTGACGACGTCCTGCTGGTTCCGGCCAAATCGGAGGTCCACCCCCGAGAGGTTGACGTCTCTACGGGCTTGACCCGAAACATTCGGATCAATATCCCCCTCGTCTCCGCAGCCATGGACACGGTAACCGAGACGCGATTGGCTATTGCCCTGGCTCGGGAAGGGGGAATCGGGATGATCCATCGGGCCTTCTCGCCGGAGCGGCAGGCGGCGGAAGTGGATAAAGTCAAGAAGTCTGAGAGCGGGATGATCATGGACCCGATCACGGTCCGCCCCACCCAGATGATCTACGAGGCACTCGAGTTCATGGAGCACTACCGCATCTCGGGGGTGCCGGTCACGGATGAGGAGGGGAGGTTGGTGGGGATCCTGACCAACCGGGACCTCAGGTTCGAGACAAAACTCGACCTGCCCATCGCCGGGGTGATGACCAGGGACCGCCTCGTGACGGCGCCTGTCGGGACTTCTCTAGAGGAGGCGAAAGAGATTCTTCACCAGCATCGGATCGAGAAACTTCCGGTGGTGGACGAGCACTTTATGTTGAAAGGACTCATTACGATTAAGGATATCGAAAAGCGCCGGAAGTACCCCAGTGCCTGTAAAGACGCCCTCGGCCGACTTCGGGTTGGGGCTGCGGTCGGGGTGGAGGAGGATGCCGAGGTGCGAATCTCTCTTCTCCTGAAGGCTGGTGTCGATGTGATCGTGGTGGACACGGCTCACGGCCACTCTCAGGCGGTCATCGAGACGGTCCGCTGGATCAAGCAGGCCTATCCGCAGGCCGAGGTGATTGCCGGCAATGTGGCGACCGCCGAAGGGGTGGAGGATCTGATCCGCGCCGGGGCGGACGGGATCAAGGTGGGAATCGGGCCCGGTTCAATCTGTACCACCCGGGTTGTGGCGGGGGCAGGGGTGCCTCAGGTCACCGCCATCGCCAACTGCACTGCGGTCACTGATCAGTACGGAATTCCCATAATTGCTGACGGCGGGGTGAAGCATTCGGGAGACATCACGAAGGCCATCGCCGCCGGAGCGCATGCAGTCATGATCGGGGGTCTGTTTGCCGGGACAGAGGAGAGCCCAGGGGAAACCGTGATCTATCAGGGCCGGAGCTACAAGGTGTACCGGGGAATGGGATCGCTGGGGGCGATGCAGCGGGGGGGCCGAGACCGCTACTTCCAAGAGAAAGAGACCGAGGAAGGAAAGCTCGTCCCCGAGGGGATCGAGGGCCGCGTTCCCTACCGCGGGACCTTGGCTGCAAATGTCTTCCAGATGGTCGGCGGCGTGAAGTCCGGGATGGGGTACTGTGGTTGTCGCAGCGTGGAGGATCTTCGGCAGAATGGTCGATTCATCAAGATCACGAATGCCGGTCTTCGGGAGTCGCACGTCCACGACGTCATCATCACCAAGGAAGCGCCCAACTACCGCCTAGAGAGCTAGACACGGCCAGCGCGGACTCACTATATCCGCTTTCAATCTATTCCGCATCAGGCAGGACCAGAGTTCTCTCCACTTCTCGGCCGACCTTCAGCACTGATGAAGGACAAAATTCTCATTCTAGATTTTGGCTCGCAGACCACCCAGCTCATCGCCCGCCGGGTGAGGGAGTGCCACGTCTACTGCGAGATCCTTCCGTGCTATAGTTCGATCCAGGCCATTCGAGATTTCAATCCGAAAGGGATCATTCTGTCGGGGGGGCCCGCCAGCGTCTACGACCGCGATGCCCCACTCTTGGACGAGGAGGTCCTGGCTCTCGACCGGCCTCTTCTCGGGATCTGCTACGGAATGCAGGTGTTGACCCACCAGCTGGGAGGAAAAGTCGCTGCGGCGCAGGAGCGGGAGTACGGCCGGGCTGAGCTCTGTATCGACGACCCCTCGGATCTCCTCGCGGGACTCGGGCCGGAGACGATTGCCTGGATGAGCCACGGGGACAAGGCCCTCTCGCTCCCCCCCGATTGGGTTCCCATCGCGCATACGGAGAATGCGCCTTATGCCGCCATGCGGCACGTCACGCGTCCCCTGTACGCTGTTCAGTTTCATCCCGAGGTAATTCATACGCCGAAGGGGCGGCAGATCCTCGAAAATTTCGTCTTCAGGGTCTGCGGCTGTGCGCCAACGTG encodes:
- the trpS gene encoding tryptophan--tRNA ligase, producing GRVLSGMRPTGRLHLGHLFGALDNWRRFQDEYECYFFVADWHALTSDYADPSHIREHTREIVLDWLSAGIDPDKAVLFIQSHVPEHAELNLLLSMITPLPWLERNPTYKEQLQEVTNKDLSTFGFLGYPVLQAADILIYQANFVPVGVDQLPHIELTREIARRFNHLYKRVFTIPEAKLTDSPKIPGTDGRKMSKSYNNCIYLSDPPETVQANVKPMVTDPARVRRTDPGNPDVCPVYDLHKIFTPQGERESYVVPGCRTAAIGCLDCKGVLLNHMLPVLSPIYERRVKLAEQAGEVEDILAAGTERARKVAGASLMEAKKAMGI
- the guaB gene encoding IMP dehydrogenase, whose product is MLNGPLEEGLTFDDVLLVPAKSEVHPREVDVSTGLTRNIRINIPLVSAAMDTVTETRLAIALAREGGIGMIHRAFSPERQAAEVDKVKKSESGMIMDPITVRPTQMIYEALEFMEHYRISGVPVTDEEGRLVGILTNRDLRFETKLDLPIAGVMTRDRLVTAPVGTSLEEAKEILHQHRIEKLPVVDEHFMLKGLITIKDIEKRRKYPSACKDALGRLRVGAAVGVEEDAEVRISLLLKAGVDVIVVDTAHGHSQAVIETVRWIKQAYPQAEVIAGNVATAEGVEDLIRAGADGIKVGIGPGSICTTRVVAGAGVPQVTAIANCTAVTDQYGIPIIADGGVKHSGDITKAIAAGAHAVMIGGLFAGTEESPGETVIYQGRSYKVYRGMGSLGAMQRGGRDRYFQEKETEEGKLVPEGIEGRVPYRGTLAANVFQMVGGVKSGMGYCGCRSVEDLRQNGRFIKITNAGLRESHVHDVIITKEAPNYRLES